The following proteins come from a genomic window of Nostoc sp. TCL26-01:
- a CDS encoding PAS domain S-box protein yields MANLPPANILLVDDSPANLTALIATLEPLGQNLVTALSGEEALKHLLQQEFAVVLLDVQMPKMNGLEVAQLIRSRQVNEHIPIIFLTAIDRDFAYIRQGYAVGAVDYLLKPIVPEIILSKVSVFVELFQKTAMIKQQAEQLAATNINLQTEIKERQLALQTLQQAQIKLQKSEAALAAAQRIAHVGSWELDIVTKRFTWSEELLQIFGLDIDELAPTYTEFFNYIHPDDCIALQTQFTQAIAQHTPFQAEYRIVLPDNSVRYLEFRAEIADKTEDQVSLNQPGQENNCKFGAPQRIWGIVIDITKQKLIEQSLRRYERMVSTTKDGMVLIDRHYIYQVVNQAYLDWRQKSREEIIGHSVSEILGQEVFEEVVKHRFIECLGGQTIKYERWWEDPGQEPKFLSFTYSPYIEFDQTISGVVVSVRDMTEFKRTEEALHKSEVQFQVFMNNSPVLAWITDSQGKVIFLSQKYLQTFKLFVAPAIGRSLFEIYPAHIAQQFLDNIQKVARTNQVIETIEFAPRLDDTLGEFLVYKFPIPSTSPQKLIGGVAIDITERKILERELAQKQQLLDAFISSAPVGITVLDQELRFSLINEAFADINGVPADEHIGKTIREIVPDLASQQEQVLHHVLTTGEAILDFEITGETLKLPGVMRTWLASYFPICSETTQPSGVGIVIVEITERQRAEQMLELQAVITRNMAEGVCLVRAADSIIVYTNPKFDQMFGYDTGELIGQNVSIVNYVDETTKTEAVAQAIISVVLENDAVTYEVHNIKKDGTAFWCRANTSVFLHPEYGTVLVAVQQDITEQKQAQEKIAASLKEKEVLLQEIHHRVKNNLGIVSSLLQMQCRRTQDPQSTAILQDSQNRIASIALVHEKLYRSQDLAKINFAQYIPDLTTHLFDSYNVSSQQIKLHLQVENVNLDIETAIPLGLIINELVSNALKYAFPEKQQGEIMVKLYQKNEQNLTLIVKDNGVGLPPDFEMKKTKTLGISLVQGLVKQLRGSLKINSHKGTEFEMNLTK; encoded by the coding sequence ATGGCTAATCTACCTCCAGCCAACATCTTACTAGTAGATGATTCCCCCGCTAACTTGACGGCGCTGATAGCTACCTTAGAACCGTTGGGACAGAATTTAGTTACAGCTTTGTCGGGAGAAGAAGCACTAAAACATCTGCTGCAACAAGAGTTTGCTGTGGTGTTGTTAGATGTCCAAATGCCAAAAATGAATGGATTGGAAGTAGCGCAGCTAATTCGTTCGCGTCAGGTGAATGAACATATTCCCATTATTTTTCTCACAGCTATTGATCGAGATTTTGCTTATATCCGTCAAGGTTATGCTGTTGGTGCGGTAGATTATTTGCTCAAACCAATTGTGCCAGAGATTATCTTGTCGAAAGTGTCGGTATTTGTGGAACTATTTCAGAAAACCGCCATGATTAAACAACAAGCTGAACAATTAGCAGCCACAAATATTAACTTACAAACAGAAATCAAAGAAAGACAATTGGCTTTGCAGACATTGCAACAAGCACAAATCAAATTGCAAAAAAGTGAAGCAGCCTTAGCAGCAGCTCAACGTATTGCTCATGTTGGTAGCTGGGAATTAGATATTGTTACTAAAAGATTTACTTGGTCTGAGGAATTATTGCAGATATTTGGTTTAGATATTGATGAATTAGCCCCAACATACACAGAATTTTTTAACTATATTCACCCAGATGATTGTATAGCATTACAAACACAATTTACACAAGCGATCGCTCAACACACTCCTTTTCAGGCAGAATATCGCATTGTCTTACCAGATAACTCAGTCCGTTATTTAGAGTTTAGAGCAGAGATAGCTGATAAAACTGAAGATCAAGTGTCTCTAAATCAGCCAGGACAGGAAAATAACTGCAAATTTGGCGCACCACAACGGATTTGGGGTATTGTTATTGATATTACTAAGCAAAAGCTGATAGAACAATCACTACGACGATATGAGCGCATGGTTAGTACAACTAAAGACGGGATGGTACTGATTGATCGCCATTACATTTATCAGGTTGTTAACCAAGCTTATTTAGATTGGCGACAAAAATCCCGTGAGGAAATTATCGGTCATTCTGTAAGTGAAATTCTTGGACAAGAGGTATTTGAGGAAGTAGTCAAACATAGATTTATAGAATGTCTAGGTGGACAGACAATTAAGTATGAAAGATGGTGGGAAGATCCAGGACAAGAACCTAAATTTTTGAGTTTTACTTACTCGCCCTACATTGAATTTGACCAAACTATTTCTGGTGTAGTGGTGAGTGTGCGAGACATGACTGAATTTAAACGCACAGAGGAAGCCTTGCACAAAAGTGAAGTGCAGTTTCAAGTATTTATGAATAATAGTCCAGTGCTAGCTTGGATTACTGATAGTCAGGGGAAGGTAATTTTCCTCAGTCAAAAATACTTGCAGACATTTAAATTATTCGTCGCACCGGCAATCGGGCGATCGCTTTTTGAAATCTACCCAGCACATATTGCTCAACAGTTTCTGGATAATATCCAAAAAGTTGCCCGGACTAATCAGGTGATAGAAACGATTGAGTTTGCTCCACGATTAGATGATACTTTGGGAGAGTTTTTAGTTTACAAGTTTCCCATCCCCAGCACATCACCACAAAAATTAATCGGGGGAGTGGCAATTGACATTACAGAACGCAAAATCCTCGAACGAGAACTGGCGCAAAAACAACAATTATTAGACGCTTTTATTAGTAGCGCCCCTGTGGGAATCACAGTCCTTGATCAAGAACTGCGTTTTTCTTTGATTAACGAAGCGTTCGCAGATATTAATGGTGTTCCCGCAGATGAGCATATTGGTAAAACCATTAGAGAGATCGTACCCGATTTAGCATCACAACAAGAACAGGTGCTGCATCATGTATTAACTACAGGCGAAGCAATACTTGATTTTGAGATAACAGGCGAAACTCTCAAACTTCCTGGTGTGATGCGGACTTGGCTAGCTTCTTACTTTCCCATTTGCTCAGAAACTACTCAACCGAGTGGTGTTGGGATTGTTATCGTAGAAATTACGGAACGCCAACGGGCGGAGCAAATGTTAGAACTGCAAGCAGTCATCACTCGCAACATGGCAGAAGGAGTGTGTTTAGTACGTGCTGCTGATAGCATCATTGTCTATACGAATCCCAAATTTGATCAGATGTTTGGCTATGATACTGGTGAGTTAATTGGTCAGAATGTATCTATTGTCAACTATGTCGATGAAACAACTAAGACTGAAGCAGTAGCCCAGGCAATTATTTCTGTGGTTTTAGAGAATGATGCAGTGACTTATGAAGTCCATAATATTAAGAAAGATGGTACGGCCTTTTGGTGTCGTGCCAACACATCGGTTTTTCTGCATCCTGAATATGGCACAGTCCTAGTCGCTGTGCAACAAGATATCACCGAACAAAAGCAAGCACAGGAAAAAATCGCTGCATCTCTCAAAGAAAAAGAAGTATTACTCCAAGAAATTCACCATCGTGTCAAAAACAATTTAGGCATCGTCAGCAGTTTATTACAAATGCAGTGCCGACGCACCCAAGACCCTCAATCAACGGCAATTTTACAAGATAGCCAAAATCGGATTGCTTCCATCGCTTTAGTGCATGAAAAGTTATATCGTTCTCAAGATTTAGCAAAAATAAATTTTGCTCAATACATTCCTGATTTAACTACACATTTATTTGATTCCTATAATGTCAGTTCACAGCAAATAAAACTACATCTGCAAGTGGAAAATGTCAACTTAGATATTGAAACAGCCATTCCTCTTGGCTTGATTATTAATGAGCTAGTATCTAATGCTTTAAAATACGCTTTTCCTGAAAAACAGCAAGGGGAAATCATGGTGAAATTATATCAAAAAAATGAGCAAAATTTAACACTAATTGTTAAAGATAACGGAGTTGGTTTACCGCCAGATTTTGAGATGAAAAAAACAAAAACTTTAGGGATAAGTCTTGTTCAAGGTTTAGTTAAACAACTTAGGGGAAGTCTGAAGATTAATTCGCACAAGGGAACGGAGTTTGAGATGAATTTAACAAAATAG
- a CDS encoding MFS transporter — protein MSRIEEPEQFERHKPVFQEVNFQIICAVTLMAVLGVSSITPAFPQLAKSLEIEPKNLGLLITVFTLPSVILGPVIGVLADRLGRKKIIVPSLLLFGIAGTACAFVRNFELLLWLRLLQGIGAASLLSLSITLIGDIYTANRRTEAMGYNASISSIGTASYPTIGGALATLGWYYPFMLPAIAIPIGLLVLFVLDNPEPKGDRNLRKYLSNAGKVLKNRRLFGLFIASAANFVLLYGAYITYLPQLISDVFKQPPATIGILLSSVSVAITITSSQLGRLARKYQPTTLIRTSFILYALALLIVPFMPSIWFLLIPTTIFGIGLGMGFPSIQTLLADLAPKEYLATILSVNGTFFGLGQTLGPLLMGIAFGFGGINSVFYAGVGFAIMMFFVFRYCTCM, from the coding sequence ATGAGTCGAATAGAAGAACCAGAACAGTTTGAGCGACATAAACCCGTTTTTCAAGAGGTGAATTTTCAAATTATTTGTGCAGTTACATTGATGGCTGTCCTTGGAGTTTCTAGTATCACTCCAGCATTTCCCCAATTAGCTAAATCCTTAGAAATAGAACCTAAAAATCTGGGATTATTGATTACTGTATTCACACTTCCCTCAGTAATTTTAGGCCCTGTGATTGGTGTCTTGGCTGATAGATTGGGACGTAAAAAAATCATTGTTCCTTCACTACTATTATTTGGCATTGCCGGAACTGCTTGTGCTTTTGTGCGAAATTTTGAGCTATTACTATGGTTGCGGTTACTGCAAGGAATTGGCGCAGCTTCTTTGTTGTCTTTGAGTATTACCTTAATTGGTGATATATACACAGCCAATAGACGTACTGAAGCAATGGGTTACAACGCCAGTATCAGCAGTATTGGTACAGCCAGTTACCCCACAATTGGTGGGGCATTAGCAACATTAGGGTGGTATTATCCCTTTATGTTGCCAGCGATCGCCATCCCCATCGGCTTACTTGTATTATTTGTATTAGATAATCCCGAACCAAAAGGCGATCGCAATCTCCGAAAGTATTTAAGCAACGCTGGCAAAGTTCTCAAAAATCGTCGTTTATTTGGTCTTTTTATTGCTAGTGCGGCTAACTTTGTCTTACTCTACGGCGCTTATATCACTTACTTACCACAGCTAATTAGTGATGTATTTAAACAGCCACCAGCCACAATTGGCATCTTACTCTCTAGTGTTTCTGTCGCCATTACTATTACATCTTCCCAGTTAGGGAGATTAGCTAGAAAATATCAACCAACAACTTTAATTCGCACATCTTTTATTTTGTATGCGCTAGCTTTGTTGATTGTTCCCTTCATGCCAAGTATTTGGTTTTTGTTAATTCCCACCACAATTTTCGGTATCGGTTTAGGTATGGGTTTTCCTAGCATCCAAACCCTTTTAGCAGATTTAGCCCCGAAAGAATATTTAGCAACTATCCTATCAGTTAATGGTACATTCTTTGGGTTAGGACAAACTCTAGGGCCATTACTGATGGGGATAGCCTTTGGTTTTGGGGGAATTAATAGTGTATTTTACGCAGGTGTAGGCTTTGCAATCATGATGTTTTTCGTCTTCAGATATTGCACTTGTATGTGA
- a CDS encoding iron uptake porin has protein sequence MRAIYLIFLKWLWCLCLISHHTHALAQSYDSVDPLLETGQVTSVSQLQDVQPQDWAFAALQSLVERYGVIAGYPDGTFRGNRAMSRYEFAAGVNAVLARIDELIRTGKEDLITSADLLTLQRLQEAFAAELTTLQRQVDTLEAYNAELEANQFSTTTKLQGQVIFALNAGAFTSDRIIAPRGTVISERNPNATFIYRASLDLNTSFYGTDLLKVRLVTGSDGTNDNAGGFLEPNLGSTLDFSIPGRNDQLSVARLYYTFAPVPDWKITVGPAIVAPDFIDKNRYANISFLDFSTQSLVNNYILIPRPGGAGAVVEWQPKTSPFRFRGLYVSGDATDSLPENQRLIGGGGVEDIRLFPIAGGGANGGFFGDPYQGFVEFEYAPSRAFSVRLQYSAGELFGSSFQGVGVNFDLAVNNRVGIFGRYGYASYPKTTLGDIHPNYWMAGVSFRDLFINSTIAGIAVGQPFIESSIGDATQMNIEAFYNFPINDNIRITPLIQVIANPSNQETNGTIVTGTLRTVFSF, from the coding sequence ATGAGAGCTATTTATCTAATTTTTCTGAAATGGTTGTGGTGTTTGTGTCTCATTTCCCATCATACTCATGCACTAGCTCAATCATATGACAGTGTAGATCCACTGTTGGAAACTGGGCAAGTAACCTCAGTTAGTCAATTGCAAGATGTACAACCGCAAGATTGGGCTTTTGCGGCTCTCCAGTCTTTAGTAGAACGTTATGGTGTAATTGCTGGGTATCCCGATGGCACTTTCCGAGGGAACCGTGCTATGAGTCGCTACGAATTTGCGGCTGGTGTGAATGCAGTTTTGGCAAGAATAGATGAACTAATTCGCACAGGAAAAGAAGATTTAATCACATCCGCAGACTTATTAACTTTACAGCGACTTCAAGAAGCATTCGCCGCCGAGTTAACCACATTGCAAAGGCAGGTAGATACTCTCGAAGCATATAACGCAGAACTAGAAGCAAACCAGTTTTCCACAACTACAAAATTACAAGGTCAAGTTATCTTTGCACTCAACGCTGGAGCATTTACTAGTGATAGAATTATTGCGCCTAGAGGGACAGTAATTTCGGAACGTAATCCCAATGCAACCTTTATTTATCGAGCCAGCTTAGATTTGAATACCAGCTTTTATGGTACAGACTTGCTAAAAGTCAGATTGGTAACTGGTAGCGATGGTACAAATGATAACGCTGGTGGTTTTTTAGAGCCGAATTTAGGTAGTACTTTAGATTTTTCCATTCCAGGGCGAAATGATCAATTAAGTGTGGCACGTTTATATTACACCTTTGCACCAGTTCCCGATTGGAAAATCACCGTAGGGCCAGCAATTGTCGCTCCAGATTTTATCGATAAAAATCGTTATGCTAATATCAGCTTTTTAGATTTTTCTACCCAATCTTTAGTAAATAACTACATCTTAATCCCCAGACCAGGTGGTGCGGGTGCTGTAGTTGAATGGCAACCCAAAACAAGTCCATTTAGATTCAGAGGACTATACGTTTCTGGGGATGCCACTGACTCATTACCGGAAAATCAACGATTAATTGGTGGTGGCGGCGTTGAGGATATTCGCCTATTTCCCATAGCTGGTGGAGGTGCAAACGGAGGTTTTTTTGGTGATCCATATCAAGGATTTGTCGAATTTGAATATGCTCCTAGTAGAGCTTTTTCTGTGCGGTTACAATACAGTGCGGGTGAGTTGTTTGGTAGTAGTTTTCAAGGAGTAGGAGTTAATTTTGACCTAGCTGTAAATAATCGTGTGGGCATATTTGGACGTTATGGTTATGCCAGTTATCCCAAGACAACTTTAGGTGATATTCATCCTAATTATTGGATGGCTGGGGTGTCATTTCGAGATTTATTTATTAATAGTACTATTGCGGGAATTGCGGTTGGTCAACCTTTCATTGAAAGTTCTATCGGGGATGCCACACAAATGAATATTGAAGCTTTTTATAACTTTCCAATTAATGATAATATCCGCATTACACCCTTAATCCAGGTAATAGCTAATCCGAGTAATCAAGAAACTAATGGCACAATTGTCACTGGTACTTTACGCACAGTGTTTTCTTTTTAG
- a CDS encoding rubrerythrin family protein translates to MDLSNFTTLQNLEAAFGGESMANRKYLFFAEVAKKLGFTDLAKLFRETAEQETEHAFAHFELLHPELVVEDPAALTDAEKREIVSRCLSLAIAGETYEYTTMYPEFAAAAQSDRDNPAAEEFLKQAQESSEHASTFRQAAHRFGLLKFIENYHADRYTEALEVLNGGQPATRVVSEDPDTCKWICRQCSMIYDPVAGDPDSGIAPGTPFAQIPDDWQCPICGATKKTFKPLEEKIAA, encoded by the coding sequence ATGGATTTGTCAAACTTTACGACTCTGCAAAACTTAGAAGCTGCTTTTGGTGGCGAATCAATGGCAAATCGTAAGTATTTGTTTTTTGCGGAAGTTGCCAAAAAACTTGGATTTACGGATTTAGCAAAACTGTTTCGGGAAACAGCAGAACAAGAAACAGAACACGCTTTCGCTCATTTTGAATTGTTGCACCCAGAATTAGTTGTCGAAGATCCAGCCGCTTTAACCGATGCCGAAAAGCGGGAAATTGTCTCTCGTTGTTTGTCTTTAGCTATTGCAGGTGAGACGTACGAATACACTACAATGTATCCTGAATTTGCTGCCGCCGCACAAAGCGATCGCGACAATCCAGCTGCTGAAGAATTTCTCAAACAAGCTCAAGAATCGAGCGAACACGCTAGCACATTCCGCCAAGCCGCACACCGTTTTGGCTTGCTAAAATTCATCGAAAATTACCACGCTGATCGCTACACTGAAGCTTTAGAAGTATTAAACGGTGGACAACCTGCAACCAGAGTTGTTAGTGAAGATCCCGACACTTGCAAATGGATTTGTCGGCAATGTAGTATGATTTATGATCCGGTAGCTGGTGATCCTGATTCTGGTATTGCACCAGGAACACCATTTGCACAAATTCCTGATGATTGGCAATGCCCCATTTGCGGTGCGACTAAAAAGACTTTTAAACCGCTTGAAGAAAAAATCGCTGCTTAA
- a CDS encoding zinc-binding dehydrogenase — protein sequence MNVETYRKLIAKQLHQDFKSAVEIVEIPIPQPAAAEVLIQNKFAGINGGFDTLLCRGEVPYVNLTPPIDLGVEAVGEVVAVGENVTNLQVGDAVVTTHRGGGYREYQVINATLAVKVRAATPEILTLIPTGVSALVALAKAGEMKSDEVVLVTAAAGGTGHIAVQLAKLAGNHVIGTCSSEAKVELLKKLGCDRIINYRTENLAQVLKQEYPQGINLIFECVGKQVFDTCVDNLAIRGRLVTIGHISEYGKSVESVIQPRIYHQLMWKAASVRGFLMPHYQEYIPEARDRLLNLFYDDKLKVSVDQTQFNGLESIPTAVEYLLSGQNCGKVVVRFNPTNTHT from the coding sequence ATAAATGTGGAAACCTATAGAAAGTTAATCGCAAAGCAACTGCATCAAGATTTTAAATCTGCTGTGGAAATTGTGGAAATTCCCATACCTCAACCTGCGGCGGCGGAAGTTTTAATTCAAAATAAGTTTGCGGGAATTAATGGTGGTTTTGACACTTTACTTTGTCGGGGTGAGGTTCCCTATGTGAATTTAACTCCTCCGATTGATTTGGGTGTGGAAGCGGTGGGGGAGGTGGTAGCTGTTGGCGAAAATGTGACAAATTTGCAAGTTGGTGATGCTGTGGTAACTACTCATCGTGGTGGTGGTTATCGTGAATATCAAGTGATCAATGCTACTCTGGCTGTGAAAGTGCGAGCAGCGACACCAGAGATATTAACGCTCATCCCTACTGGTGTATCAGCTTTAGTAGCATTGGCAAAAGCCGGGGAGATGAAAAGCGATGAGGTAGTTTTAGTCACGGCTGCGGCTGGTGGTACTGGACATATTGCTGTGCAATTAGCAAAACTAGCTGGTAATCATGTGATTGGGACTTGTAGTTCTGAGGCAAAGGTGGAGTTATTGAAAAAATTAGGATGCGATCGCATAATCAACTATCGCACAGAAAACCTAGCCCAAGTCCTCAAGCAAGAGTATCCCCAGGGAATTAATTTGATTTTTGAGTGTGTGGGTAAACAGGTTTTTGATACCTGCGTAGATAACTTAGCAATTCGTGGACGTTTAGTCACGATTGGGCATATTTCAGAATACGGGAAAAGTGTAGAATCGGTAATCCAACCGCGAATCTATCACCAACTGATGTGGAAAGCAGCTTCAGTCAGGGGTTTTCTCATGCCCCATTATCAAGAATACATCCCAGAAGCACGCGATCGCCTCCTCAATCTGTTCTATGATGACAAACTCAAAGTTAGTGTAGATCAAACCCAATTCAATGGTTTAGAATCCATACCTACAGCTGTAGAATATCTACTGAGTGGTCAAAACTGCGGTAAGGTTGTTGTGAGATTTAATCCAACAAATACTCATACCTAA
- a CDS encoding aspartyl/asparaginyl beta-hydroxylase domain-containing protein, whose protein sequence is MESFNEYHLNPEQFPFLKHFQDAWQIIRDEFTYFMDFATDAELKFAYDVLGPKNKTIKTKGNGKYSAFGVLFQGLFIEQYIQFHQIKYPDYDSDEASTQALLIREKYFPNLVQTIAKVNLIDDGVIRNVYFGTFHPGLDIKLHVNYNPHMNRGYLGLIVPEGDVAMKICHEQLYWHEGQFMVLDHSYPHCPHNYTEYKRIVLVVDFFKTDQPRAEVLRFEQEQVTQRMQENPYSLGVFGKSDQAQVEDFIKYGLAHQLEWYKAL, encoded by the coding sequence ATGGAAAGTTTTAATGAGTATCATCTTAACCCAGAACAATTTCCTTTTCTCAAACATTTTCAAGATGCTTGGCAAATAATTCGAGATGAGTTTACTTACTTTATGGATTTTGCTACTGATGCAGAATTAAAATTTGCTTATGATGTCTTGGGGCCTAAAAACAAAACGATAAAAACTAAAGGCAATGGCAAATATAGTGCTTTTGGTGTTTTATTTCAAGGCTTATTTATAGAACAATATATTCAATTTCATCAAATCAAATATCCTGATTATGACTCAGATGAAGCATCAACCCAAGCTCTATTAATTAGAGAGAAATATTTTCCTAACTTAGTTCAGACAATTGCCAAAGTCAACTTGATCGATGATGGTGTGATCAGAAATGTTTATTTTGGTACATTCCATCCTGGTTTAGATATTAAGCTCCACGTTAACTATAATCCACATATGAATCGGGGCTATTTAGGTTTGATTGTGCCAGAGGGTGATGTGGCGATGAAAATATGTCATGAGCAGCTTTATTGGCATGAAGGACAATTTATGGTGTTAGATCATAGTTATCCACATTGTCCACATAATTACACTGAATATAAAAGAATAGTTTTAGTGGTAGATTTTTTCAAAACTGATCAACCAAGAGCAGAAGTTCTCCGCTTTGAACAAGAGCAAGTGACACAACGAATGCAAGAAAATCCTTATAGTTTGGGTGTTTTTGGTAAAAGTGATCAAGCGCAAGTCGAAGATTTTATTAAGTATGGTTTAGCTCATCAGTTAGAGTGGTATAAGGCTTTGTAG
- a CDS encoding amidohydrolase family protein codes for MSEVPVLDQVIKNVRVVRPHHHAVELLDVGIKDGKYVEIAPYISPESSKNVFDGKNLLGFPGVVDAHMHIGIYQPLEQDAVTESKAAAMGGVTTSLNYIRTGQYYLNKGGAYRDFFPEVLARSQGNFFVDYSYHVAPISATHIEEMQMLYEEYGINSFKIFMFYGGYGLHGLSDQQNLFLMINKEERYDFAHFEFIMRGLSKLRELYPEVGDRLSLSLHCEVAEILNAYTKIVQQDSSLTGLQAYSAARPPHSEGLAICIASYLAHETNCLNINLLHLSSRKALEAALMMQTAFPHINFRREVTVGHLLLDVDAPTGKWAKVNPPIRPRADVEYLWQAVLNHQVDWIVSDHACCSAEQKVSLQDPHNIWLAKSGFGGTEYLLSGIFSEGSKRGMSYNHMAKLLSWHPAQRFGLSSKGDIAVGYDADLVLLDPQETFVINAEESESQQGYTPFAGMELTGRVKSTFLRGNLIYNNGEVLGSPTGKFLKRC; via the coding sequence ATGTCTGAAGTTCCTGTGTTAGATCAAGTGATCAAAAATGTGCGGGTAGTGCGTCCCCATCATCATGCTGTGGAACTACTGGATGTGGGAATTAAGGATGGGAAATATGTGGAGATTGCTCCTTATATTAGCCCAGAGAGTAGCAAAAATGTATTTGATGGCAAAAACCTCTTAGGCTTTCCCGGTGTCGTTGACGCGCATATGCACATCGGTATTTATCAACCCCTAGAACAAGATGCGGTGACTGAAAGCAAAGCAGCCGCAATGGGGGGAGTGACAACTAGTCTGAATTACATCCGGACTGGACAGTATTATCTCAATAAAGGCGGTGCTTACAGAGATTTTTTTCCCGAAGTATTGGCGCGATCGCAAGGCAACTTTTTCGTAGATTATAGTTATCATGTTGCCCCAATTAGCGCCACGCATATTGAGGAAATGCAGATGCTATACGAAGAATATGGCATTAATTCATTTAAAATCTTTATGTTCTATGGTGGCTATGGTTTGCATGGTCTTTCTGATCAACAAAACCTATTCTTGATGATTAACAAAGAAGAAAGGTATGATTTTGCTCACTTTGAATTCATCATGCGGGGTTTAAGCAAGCTACGAGAATTGTACCCCGAAGTGGGCGATCGCCTCAGTCTCAGTCTGCATTGTGAAGTAGCAGAAATCCTCAACGCTTACACCAAAATCGTCCAGCAAGACTCTAGCCTCACAGGTTTACAGGCTTACAGTGCAGCACGTCCCCCCCATTCTGAAGGTTTAGCTATTTGCATTGCTTCCTACCTAGCACACGAAACCAATTGTCTGAATATTAATTTGTTGCATCTGAGTTCGCGTAAAGCTTTAGAAGCAGCTTTAATGATGCAAACAGCATTTCCTCACATTAATTTCCGTCGAGAAGTCACTGTCGGACATTTATTATTAGATGTGGATGCACCCACAGGTAAATGGGCAAAAGTTAACCCACCCATTCGTCCCCGTGCAGATGTAGAGTATCTATGGCAAGCTGTACTGAATCATCAAGTTGATTGGATTGTCAGTGATCATGCTTGTTGTTCAGCTGAACAAAAAGTTAGTTTACAAGATCCCCATAATATCTGGTTAGCAAAATCAGGTTTTGGTGGGACAGAATATTTATTATCGGGAATATTTAGCGAAGGTAGTAAGCGTGGGATGTCTTACAATCATATGGCTAAGTTATTAAGTTGGCATCCTGCTCAACGGTTTGGTTTAAGTTCTAAAGGTGATATTGCAGTTGGTTATGATGCTGATTTAGTACTATTAGATCCCCAGGAAACCTTTGTGATTAATGCGGAAGAGTCGGAATCTCAGCAAGGATATACACCATTTGCCGGCATGGAGTTAACGGGACGAGTTAAAAGTACTTTTTTACGGGGAAATCTTATATACAATAATGGTGAAGTTTTAGGTTCACCCACTGGAAAATTTTTAAAAAGATGTTAA
- a CDS encoding DUF4437 domain-containing protein, protein MENQHSFVNPTDSEDYLNSSGIKEDWGGDGRGRMNLSGRRTAVSPEYIPHQYHFFDSNNVALEHNWRIKGMPEDVVFGSRRLLTWHDCGASTSRVVLPAQFKAPSGILTVDLELFVLRGTVQIGEWKLHKHCYSFIPAGVKVGEWQVLGGEDVEILWMENGIAHYQNLSANHPDAKLHEYIPVLDSKLLPWGKTDTVQFEVAKKKYLRRDANGGGVWLLAILPHYDGHYPAIQCYNEEGYCLAGYCDIGDCHLVKDYFAYVPSFATSPWHRTDDGGLFFIRIDRDLSKVGTVISYAHD, encoded by the coding sequence ATGGAAAATCAACATAGTTTTGTGAATCCAACAGATAGTGAAGACTATTTAAATAGCTCTGGTATTAAAGAAGATTGGGGTGGAGATGGTAGAGGACGGATGAATTTATCAGGCAGGCGTACCGCAGTCTCTCCAGAATACATTCCTCACCAATATCACTTTTTTGACTCAAATAACGTAGCACTAGAGCATAATTGGCGCATCAAAGGAATGCCAGAGGATGTAGTATTTGGTAGTCGGAGATTGCTAACTTGGCATGATTGTGGTGCATCTACTTCAAGAGTAGTTTTACCAGCACAATTTAAAGCTCCATCTGGCATACTTACAGTTGATTTAGAGCTATTTGTACTTAGGGGAACAGTACAAATTGGTGAATGGAAATTGCATAAACATTGTTATTCTTTTATTCCCGCAGGTGTGAAAGTAGGTGAGTGGCAAGTATTAGGTGGTGAGGATGTAGAAATTCTGTGGATGGAGAATGGAATTGCTCATTATCAAAATCTCTCAGCTAATCATCCTGATGCTAAGTTGCATGAATATATCCCTGTTTTAGATAGTAAATTATTACCTTGGGGTAAGACAGATACAGTGCAATTTGAAGTAGCTAAAAAGAAGTATTTACGTAGGGATGCTAACGGCGGTGGGGTCTGGTTATTGGCTATCTTGCCACATTATGATGGTCACTATCCAGCTATTCAATGTTACAACGAAGAGGGATATTGTCTAGCGGGATATTGTGATATTGGAGATTGTCATCTAGTGAAAGATTATTTTGCTTATGTTCCTAGCTTTGCTACTTCTCCTTGGCATAGAACAGATGATGGGGGCTTATTTTTTATCAGGATTGATCGAGATTTATCAAAAGTGGGTACAGTTATTTCCTATGCACATGATTAA